A single region of the Populus nigra chromosome 2, ddPopNigr1.1, whole genome shotgun sequence genome encodes:
- the LOC133682511 gene encoding protein ACTIVITY OF BC1 COMPLEX KINASE 7, chloroplastic isoform X1, which translates to MAAILASQGCCCRHIDLMNEGRILSDNLSFSSSVSNPFVKFDRKMHNLIFSDKLRMEVEMRQTESPASKNLGSSGPPDPKKLGSNGRVIKMVPTSEVMKKRTPNGNRVDIQNGTKQVINGATLAKRDSSAALVKSTRSRQTDKLPPLEDFRVLPTDEGFSWADENYNDFRRTIDIWSFVLALRVRVTFDNAKWAYVRGFTEDKQKSRRRRTASWLRECVLQLGPTFIKLGQLSSTRSDLFPREFVDELAKLQDRVPAFSPKKARSFIERELGAPIDVLFKAFEDQPIAAASLGQVHRAILHNGEKVVVKVQRPGLKKLFDIDLRNLKLIAEYFQRSETFGGPSRDWIGIYEECKKILYEEIDYINEGKNADRFRRDFRNIKWVRVPLVFWDYTATKVLTLEYVPGVKINRLDMLDSRGYDRSRISSRAIEAYLIQILKTGFFHADPHPGNLAVDVDESLIYYDFGMMGEIKTFTRERLLELFYAVYEKDAKKVIQSLIDLEALQPTGDLSSVRRSVQFFLNNLLSQTPDQQQTLAAIGEDLFSIAQDQPFLFPSTFTFVIRAFSTLEGIGYILDPDFSFVKIAAPYAQELLDGRQRPRNGTQLVEEIRKQANDARSSTISMPYRIQRIEDFVKQLEAGDLKLRVRVLESERAARKATILQMATMYTVLGGTLLNLGVTFSNQGSQVFANGSFIGAGVFLTLLLRSMQRVKKLDKFEKMV; encoded by the exons ATGGCGGCAATACTGGCTTCACAAGGTTGTTGTTGTCGTCATATTGATTTGATGAATGAAGGAAGGATATTATCGGACAATCTCAGTTTCTCGAGTTCCGTTTCGAACCCATTTGTGAAGTTTGACCGAAAAATGCATAACCTGATTTTCTCTGATAAATTAAGAATGGAAGTTGAAATGCGACAAACTGAGTCGCCGGCTTCAAAGAACTTAGGTTCCAGTGGACCACCAGACCCAAAGAAACTAGGGTCCAATGGAAGAGTGATAAAGATGGTGCCTACAAGTGAGGTGATGAAGAAAAGAACCCCAAATGGTAACAGAGTAGATATACAGAATGGAACGAAGCAGGTTATTAATGGAGCAACTTTAGCTAAGAGAGATTCTAGTGCTGCACTTGTAAAGTCAACAAGATCTAGACAGACTGACAAACTTCCACCACTGGAGGATTTTAGGGTTCTTCCAACAGATGAGGGCTTCAGTTGGGCGGATGAGAATTACAATGACTTTCGAAGGACCATTGACATTTGGTCCTTTGTTCTGGCCTTGCGTGTTCGTGTTACGTTTGACAATGCCAAATGGGCATACGTGAGAGGTTTCACAGAAGATAAACAG AAAAGCCGTAGGAGAAGAACTGCTTCATGGCTACGGGAGTGTGTATTGCAGCTTGGTCCAACTTTTATCAAACTTGGACAATTATCCTCAACAAGGTCAGATCTATTTCCCCGAGAGTTTGTGGATGAGCTTGCCAAGTTGCAG GATAGGGTGCCTGCCTTCTCTCCAAAGAAAGCAAGAAGTTTCATTGAGAGAGAATTGGGAGCTCCAATTGATGTGCTGTTTAAGGCGTTTGAGGACCAGCCAATTGCTGCAGCTAGTCTTGGTCAG GTGCACCGCGCCATCCTGCATAATGGGGAGAAAGTAGTTGTGAAAGTTCAAAGGCCTGGTCTCAAGAAACTTTTTGACATTGACTTAA GAAATTTAAAGCTAATCGCAGAGTACTTTCAGAGAAGCGAGACTTTTGGTGGTCCAAGTAGAGACTGGATTGGCATATATGAAGAATGCAAAAA GATTTTGTACGAGGAGATTGATTATATTAATGAAGGAAAAAATGCTGACAGATTCCGCCGAGATTTTCGGAATATAAAATGGGTCCGAGTGCCG CTGGTATTCTGGGATTATACTGCCACGAAGGTTTTGACTTTGGAGTATGTACCGG GGGTTAAGATAAATCGTTTAGATATGCTAGATTCACGGGGATATGATCGTTCACGAATTTCATCACGGGCCATTGAAGCATATTTGATTCAG ATTCTGAAAACTGGTTTCTTTCATGCTGATCCTCATCCTGGAAATCTCGCTGTTGATGTGGATGAATCACTTATCTATTATGACTTTGGTATGATGGGAGAGATCAAAACTTTTACACGCGAGAGGCTGCTTGAACTTTTCTATGCAGTTTatgaaaaagatgcaaaaaag GTTATTCAAAGCCTCATAGATCTTGAAGCACTTCAGCCCACTGGAGATTTATCATCT GTGAGGAGATCTGTACAGTTTTTCCTGAACAATTTACTGAGCCAGACACCTGATCAGCAGCAGACTTTGGCTGCAATTGGGGAG gatttgttttcaatagcTCAGGATCAGCCATTCCTGTTTCCATCCACATTTACCTTCGTCATTAGAGCATTTTCAACGCTTGAAG GTATCGGGTACATTCTTGATCCAGATTTTTCCTTTGTGAAGATTGCTGCCCCTTATGCGCAG GAGCTTTTAGATGGAAGACAAAGGCCACGTAATGGAACACAACTAGTAGAGGAAATAAGGAAACAAGCAAATGAT GCTAGAAGTTCCACCATATCCATGCCGTACAGAATCCAACGAATAGAGGATTTTGTGAAACAACTTGAAGCGGGTGACTTGAAACTCCGAGTCCGGGTGCTTGAG TCAGAAAGAGCAGCTCGGAAAGCAACAATACTACAAATGGCGACCATGTATACAGTCTTAGGAGGTACCCTACTAAACCTCGGGGTAACCTTCAGCAACCAGGGCAGTCAAGTTTTTGCAAATGGATCGTTCATTGGTGCAG GAGTTTTTCTGACACTTCTTCTAAGGTCCATGCAAAGGGTGAAGAAGCTTGATAAATTTGAGAAGATGGTATGA
- the LOC133682511 gene encoding protein ACTIVITY OF BC1 COMPLEX KINASE 7, chloroplastic isoform X2 produces MAAILASQGCCCRHIDLMNEGRILSDNLSFSSSVSNPFVKFDRKMHNLIFSDKLRMEVEMRQTESPASKNLGSNGRVIKMVPTSEVMKKRTPNGNRVDIQNGTKQVINGATLAKRDSSAALVKSTRSRQTDKLPPLEDFRVLPTDEGFSWADENYNDFRRTIDIWSFVLALRVRVTFDNAKWAYVRGFTEDKQKSRRRRTASWLRECVLQLGPTFIKLGQLSSTRSDLFPREFVDELAKLQDRVPAFSPKKARSFIERELGAPIDVLFKAFEDQPIAAASLGQVHRAILHNGEKVVVKVQRPGLKKLFDIDLRNLKLIAEYFQRSETFGGPSRDWIGIYEECKKILYEEIDYINEGKNADRFRRDFRNIKWVRVPLVFWDYTATKVLTLEYVPGVKINRLDMLDSRGYDRSRISSRAIEAYLIQILKTGFFHADPHPGNLAVDVDESLIYYDFGMMGEIKTFTRERLLELFYAVYEKDAKKVIQSLIDLEALQPTGDLSSVRRSVQFFLNNLLSQTPDQQQTLAAIGEDLFSIAQDQPFLFPSTFTFVIRAFSTLEGIGYILDPDFSFVKIAAPYAQELLDGRQRPRNGTQLVEEIRKQANDARSSTISMPYRIQRIEDFVKQLEAGDLKLRVRVLESERAARKATILQMATMYTVLGGTLLNLGVTFSNQGSQVFANGSFIGAGVFLTLLLRSMQRVKKLDKFEKMV; encoded by the exons ATGGCGGCAATACTGGCTTCACAAGGTTGTTGTTGTCGTCATATTGATTTGATGAATGAAGGAAGGATATTATCGGACAATCTCAGTTTCTCGAGTTCCGTTTCGAACCCATTTGTGAAGTTTGACCGAAAAATGCATAACCTGATTTTCTCTGATAAATTAAGAATGGAAGTTGAAATGCGACAAACTGAGTCGCCGGCTTCAAAGAACTTAG GGTCCAATGGAAGAGTGATAAAGATGGTGCCTACAAGTGAGGTGATGAAGAAAAGAACCCCAAATGGTAACAGAGTAGATATACAGAATGGAACGAAGCAGGTTATTAATGGAGCAACTTTAGCTAAGAGAGATTCTAGTGCTGCACTTGTAAAGTCAACAAGATCTAGACAGACTGACAAACTTCCACCACTGGAGGATTTTAGGGTTCTTCCAACAGATGAGGGCTTCAGTTGGGCGGATGAGAATTACAATGACTTTCGAAGGACCATTGACATTTGGTCCTTTGTTCTGGCCTTGCGTGTTCGTGTTACGTTTGACAATGCCAAATGGGCATACGTGAGAGGTTTCACAGAAGATAAACAG AAAAGCCGTAGGAGAAGAACTGCTTCATGGCTACGGGAGTGTGTATTGCAGCTTGGTCCAACTTTTATCAAACTTGGACAATTATCCTCAACAAGGTCAGATCTATTTCCCCGAGAGTTTGTGGATGAGCTTGCCAAGTTGCAG GATAGGGTGCCTGCCTTCTCTCCAAAGAAAGCAAGAAGTTTCATTGAGAGAGAATTGGGAGCTCCAATTGATGTGCTGTTTAAGGCGTTTGAGGACCAGCCAATTGCTGCAGCTAGTCTTGGTCAG GTGCACCGCGCCATCCTGCATAATGGGGAGAAAGTAGTTGTGAAAGTTCAAAGGCCTGGTCTCAAGAAACTTTTTGACATTGACTTAA GAAATTTAAAGCTAATCGCAGAGTACTTTCAGAGAAGCGAGACTTTTGGTGGTCCAAGTAGAGACTGGATTGGCATATATGAAGAATGCAAAAA GATTTTGTACGAGGAGATTGATTATATTAATGAAGGAAAAAATGCTGACAGATTCCGCCGAGATTTTCGGAATATAAAATGGGTCCGAGTGCCG CTGGTATTCTGGGATTATACTGCCACGAAGGTTTTGACTTTGGAGTATGTACCGG GGGTTAAGATAAATCGTTTAGATATGCTAGATTCACGGGGATATGATCGTTCACGAATTTCATCACGGGCCATTGAAGCATATTTGATTCAG ATTCTGAAAACTGGTTTCTTTCATGCTGATCCTCATCCTGGAAATCTCGCTGTTGATGTGGATGAATCACTTATCTATTATGACTTTGGTATGATGGGAGAGATCAAAACTTTTACACGCGAGAGGCTGCTTGAACTTTTCTATGCAGTTTatgaaaaagatgcaaaaaag GTTATTCAAAGCCTCATAGATCTTGAAGCACTTCAGCCCACTGGAGATTTATCATCT GTGAGGAGATCTGTACAGTTTTTCCTGAACAATTTACTGAGCCAGACACCTGATCAGCAGCAGACTTTGGCTGCAATTGGGGAG gatttgttttcaatagcTCAGGATCAGCCATTCCTGTTTCCATCCACATTTACCTTCGTCATTAGAGCATTTTCAACGCTTGAAG GTATCGGGTACATTCTTGATCCAGATTTTTCCTTTGTGAAGATTGCTGCCCCTTATGCGCAG GAGCTTTTAGATGGAAGACAAAGGCCACGTAATGGAACACAACTAGTAGAGGAAATAAGGAAACAAGCAAATGAT GCTAGAAGTTCCACCATATCCATGCCGTACAGAATCCAACGAATAGAGGATTTTGTGAAACAACTTGAAGCGGGTGACTTGAAACTCCGAGTCCGGGTGCTTGAG TCAGAAAGAGCAGCTCGGAAAGCAACAATACTACAAATGGCGACCATGTATACAGTCTTAGGAGGTACCCTACTAAACCTCGGGGTAACCTTCAGCAACCAGGGCAGTCAAGTTTTTGCAAATGGATCGTTCATTGGTGCAG GAGTTTTTCTGACACTTCTTCTAAGGTCCATGCAAAGGGTGAAGAAGCTTGATAAATTTGAGAAGATGGTATGA